A window of the Pyrodictium abyssi genome harbors these coding sequences:
- the mvk gene encoding mevalonate kinase, whose protein sequence is MKCRARAPAKVILFGEHWVVHGGRALASAIGLYSSVHAEPLGEGLVVESRNLGVVEDVSKSCRVFCNLRRSFEYIADGVLWPAKIVVDSEIPVGAGLGSSAAVAVSASAAYACVGGLDVTPELVSNAAYESEKLVHGTPSGVDNTVSAFGGFLLYRRGEGFEAIRVGSLSDVTLLVIDTGVTRSTAKAVSLFTSRLKRLGSIGQDLLRLAESIVEEALHTLRKGDAVRLGELMDVAHGLLNAMGVSHTELERAVHIARASGALGAKLTGAGMGGSAIALVEKERAAAVAENLRRLGFQVYSGALGVQGVSVTVLE, encoded by the coding sequence TTGAAGTGCCGCGCTAGGGCGCCAGCGAAAGTGATACTCTTTGGCGAGCACTGGGTAGTACACGGGGGGCGGGCTTTAGCTTCTGCCATAGGCCTATACTCTAGCGTTCATGCTGAGCCACTCGGGGAAGGGCTAGTCGTCGAATCGAGGAATCTTGGTGTGGTGGAAGATGTATCGAAATCGTGTAGGGTGTTTTGCAACCTAAGGAGGTCCTTCGAGTATATAGCTGATGGTGTACTGTGGCCCGCCAAGATAGTGGTGGACTCTGAGATACCGGTAGGTGCAGGGCTTGGTAGTAGTGCAGCGGTCGCTGTCTCTGCTTCGGCGGCTTATGCGTGTGTTGGCGGCCTCGATGTTACGCCAGAGCTTGTATCTAATGCCGCGTATGAGAGCGAGAAGCTAGTGCACGGTACACCGAGTGGTGTAGATAACACGGTCTCAGCCTTTGGGGGGTTCTTGCTGTATCGTCGTGGGGAAGGATTCGAGGCTATACGCGTAGGGAGCCTAAGTGACGTGACGCTTCTAGTCATAGACACTGGTGTAACGCGATCTACTGCGAAGGCAGTTAGTCTATTCACTAGCCGGCTTAAAAGACTCGGTAGTATAGGACAGGACTTGCTCAGATTAGCTGAGAGCATAGTTGAGGAAGCTCTTCACACACTACGCAAGGGGGATGCTGTAAGGCTCGGCGAGTTAATGGACGTAGCACACGGCCTCTTAAACGCTATGGGGGTATCCCATACTGAGCTAGAAAGAGCGGTCCACATAGCTAGGGCTAGTGGTGCGCTCGGAGCCAAGCTTACTGGTGCAGGCATGGGCGGCTCGGCAATAGCCCTTGTAGAGAAGGAAAGGGCAGCTGCCGTAGCCGAGAATCTACGTAGGCTCGGATTCCAGGTGTATAGTGGCGCTCTAGGCGTCCAAGGTGTTAGTGTAACGGTTCTGGAGTAA
- a CDS encoding chromatin protein Cren7 — protein sequence MACEKAVKVRDPTTGKEVELVPIKVWQLAPRGRKGVKIGLFKSPETGKYFRAKVPDDYPICS from the coding sequence ATGGCTTGTGAGAAGGCTGTGAAGGTTCGTGACCCGACTACTGGTAAGGAGGTAGAGCTAGTACCCATCAAGGTGTGGCAGCTAGCCCCCAGGGGCAGGAAGGGCGTAAAGATAGGCCTATTCAAGAGCCCAGAGACCGGCAAGTACTTCCGCGCTAAGGTGCCAGACGACTACCCAATATGCAGCTAA
- a CDS encoding valine--tRNA ligase produces the protein MGAAPSSVQSFRPRIEEKRWSKEIEKELLEKWAEEKLYEFNLEREGPVLVIDTPPPYPSGKWHVGGAAHYAQIDMIARYFRMKGWNVFVPWYADRNGLPVEVAVEKKYKIVAHEMAKTKEGRLKFLEMCSRELDKIEEELVRIWSRLGCSFTYLRNGTDSPEYRRITQATFIELWKRGLIYEDERPVNWCPRCRTTLSEAEIEHREEDAYLYYVKWKVKETGEEIVIATTRPELIGAARAVVYNPEDERYKKLKGLHAIVPLYGYEVPIMEHPAAKPEFGTGLVMVSSYGDWTDVQMLNDLGLKPRIIVNHDGTLNEKAGFLQGLTIREARRRIVEELEKNGLIEKKEPLRHSVPICWRCKTPVEIVHVREYFLKQLEFKNQLREIAQKVYFRPEKHRQKLLDWIDSLKMDWPISRTRYYGTEIPLWTCRRCGAKHVPEPGRYYRPWLEEPPWDKCPSCGAPRSELEGEKRVFDTWFDSSISVLYASGYMREPRLFEKVFPKDEELPYTMRPQGLDIIRTWLYFSILRVYQLLGKPAFRWIRVTGMGLDPTGRTMHKSLGNVIDPEPYIETYGAEPFRFWAAAAARLGDDYRFSEQVLKTGKLFLTKLWNISRFVSSFPRPTEGYKLRPIDLVFLGALNELIKRVDHYYGEELDVHQPINELYNFTWNVFASHYIEIVKTRAYNREGEFNEEEQKAAWYTLHSILDAILRMLAPILPFVTDALYRRLYGESVHRQRFPEPNPEWETDYAKMLDRILALNSAVWTWKRSNGYKLSDRVEGYKLYVDKTFEPFIKDLSYMHKIDIVVDEPPEGAEELTDGVYVAKA, from the coding sequence ATGGGTGCTGCGCCTTCGTCGGTGCAGAGCTTTAGGCCTAGGATAGAGGAGAAGCGCTGGAGCAAAGAGATTGAGAAAGAACTCCTAGAGAAGTGGGCCGAAGAGAAGCTATACGAGTTCAACCTGGAGCGCGAGGGCCCAGTTCTAGTGATAGACACTCCACCACCATACCCCAGTGGCAAGTGGCACGTCGGCGGTGCTGCCCACTACGCGCAGATCGACATGATAGCACGCTATTTCCGCATGAAGGGCTGGAACGTGTTTGTGCCATGGTACGCGGACCGTAACGGCCTCCCGGTAGAGGTCGCTGTAGAGAAGAAGTACAAGATAGTGGCCCACGAGATGGCAAAGACTAAGGAGGGGCGCCTAAAGTTCCTAGAAATGTGCAGCCGAGAGCTTGACAAGATAGAGGAGGAACTGGTAAGGATATGGTCAAGGCTTGGCTGCAGCTTCACGTACCTCAGGAACGGCACCGATAGCCCCGAGTACCGCCGTATAACACAGGCTACTTTCATCGAGCTCTGGAAGCGGGGCCTCATATACGAAGATGAAAGGCCTGTGAACTGGTGCCCCCGATGCCGTACTACTCTAAGCGAGGCCGAGATAGAGCACCGCGAGGAGGACGCGTACCTCTACTACGTGAAGTGGAAGGTTAAGGAGACTGGAGAAGAGATAGTGATTGCTACCACACGGCCAGAACTCATCGGCGCTGCACGCGCCGTGGTCTATAACCCGGAGGACGAGCGCTATAAGAAGCTAAAAGGTCTACATGCAATAGTACCCCTGTATGGCTATGAGGTCCCGATAATGGAGCATCCTGCCGCTAAGCCTGAGTTCGGAACAGGCCTCGTAATGGTAAGCAGCTATGGTGACTGGACGGACGTACAGATGCTAAACGACCTCGGGCTAAAGCCGAGAATAATAGTCAACCACGATGGCACACTCAACGAGAAGGCTGGCTTCCTCCAAGGCCTCACAATAAGAGAAGCAAGACGCCGCATAGTCGAGGAGCTTGAGAAGAACGGGCTTATAGAGAAGAAGGAGCCCCTAAGACACAGCGTACCCATATGCTGGCGCTGTAAGACCCCCGTCGAGATAGTCCACGTCCGCGAATACTTCCTGAAACAGCTAGAGTTCAAGAACCAGCTACGCGAGATAGCACAGAAGGTGTACTTCCGGCCAGAGAAGCATCGCCAGAAGCTCCTGGACTGGATCGATAGCTTGAAGATGGACTGGCCCATATCGCGTACAAGGTACTATGGCACAGAGATACCTCTCTGGACATGCCGCCGTTGTGGCGCAAAGCATGTCCCTGAGCCCGGCCGCTACTACCGCCCATGGCTGGAAGAGCCGCCGTGGGACAAGTGCCCGAGCTGCGGCGCTCCACGCAGCGAGCTAGAGGGGGAGAAACGCGTATTCGATACATGGTTCGACTCGAGCATAAGCGTGCTATACGCGTCGGGGTACATGAGGGAGCCAAGACTATTCGAGAAAGTATTCCCGAAGGACGAGGAGCTACCCTACACGATGAGGCCCCAGGGCCTCGATATCATAAGGACATGGCTCTACTTCTCAATACTGCGTGTCTACCAGCTACTAGGCAAGCCAGCGTTCAGGTGGATACGCGTAACCGGGATGGGCCTAGACCCTACCGGCAGGACCATGCACAAGAGCCTGGGCAACGTAATAGACCCAGAGCCCTACATAGAGACGTATGGCGCTGAACCCTTCCGGTTCTGGGCAGCCGCCGCTGCTAGGCTAGGCGACGACTACCGCTTCAGCGAGCAAGTGCTAAAGACCGGTAAGCTCTTCCTAACCAAGCTGTGGAACATCTCAAGGTTCGTATCGAGCTTCCCTAGGCCCACCGAGGGCTACAAGCTAAGGCCGATAGACCTAGTGTTCCTAGGCGCGCTGAACGAGCTGATAAAGAGGGTAGACCACTACTACGGAGAAGAGCTCGACGTACACCAGCCTATAAACGAGCTCTACAACTTCACATGGAACGTGTTCGCCTCACACTACATAGAGATAGTGAAGACCCGGGCCTACAACAGAGAAGGAGAATTCAACGAAGAAGAACAGAAAGCAGCCTGGTACACACTCCACTCCATACTAGATGCCATACTGCGTATGCTAGCCCCCATACTGCCCTTCGTGACAGACGCACTATACCGTAGACTCTACGGCGAGTCAGTACATCGACAGCGGTTCCCAGAGCCCAACCCAGAGTGGGAGACAGACTACGCCAAGATGCTAGACCGTATACTAGCACTTAACAGCGCTGTATGGACATGGAAGCGCAGCAATGGCTACAAGCTGTCCGACAGGGTAGAGGGCTACAAGCTCTACGTAGACAAGACGTTCGAGCCATTCATAAAGGATCTGTCATATATGCATAAGATAGACATCGTTGTCGACGAGCCCCCAGAAGGTGCAGAAGAGCTCACAGATGGCGTCTATGTGGCCAAGGCCTAG
- a CDS encoding HD family hydrolase — translation MATDRNRLRNLDRMLTALKSTPRTGWMLRGVHAALAESIAEHMAESAVLALLIAEFLRKKGVNVNVFRAAAISAVHDLSEAVIGDIVKMTADAIGKERKEHLELTVARDMVGEDSIVYDLIYEYIEQKTIESQVAKLAETLSTLLQSLRYISQGYRDVAEIACSSAHSIDRMLQDSKDIAELKEILDEFVRAGKEACKALTS, via the coding sequence ATGGCGACAGACCGTAACAGGCTTAGAAACCTTGACAGAATGTTAACAGCACTAAAGTCTACACCGCGTACCGGGTGGATGCTACGCGGCGTACATGCTGCACTTGCTGAGAGCATTGCCGAGCATATGGCCGAGTCCGCCGTACTAGCCCTTCTAATAGCCGAGTTCCTGAGAAAGAAGGGAGTTAACGTCAACGTATTCAGGGCCGCTGCGATATCAGCGGTACATGACCTCTCAGAAGCAGTGATTGGCGACATAGTGAAGATGACAGCAGACGCTATAGGGAAGGAGCGTAAAGAGCATCTCGAGCTCACTGTAGCCCGAGACATGGTTGGAGAAGATAGCATAGTATACGACCTAATATACGAGTACATCGAGCAAAAGACCATAGAATCACAGGTAGCTAAGCTGGCTGAAACCCTTTCAACACTGCTCCAAAGCCTACGCTACATTAGTCAAGGCTACAGGGATGTAGCCGAGATCGCTTGTTCATCCGCACACAGCATAGATAGAATGCTACAAGATTCAAAAGACATAGCCGAGCTGAAGGAAATTCTAGACGAGTTTGTCAGAGCTGGCAAAGAGGCCTGCAAAGCTCTAACCTCATAA
- the map gene encoding type II methionyl aminopeptidase — MDEDVVKKYIEAGRIARIVRDEAVKLIEAGRRLIDVCEYVENRTRELGAAPAFPCNISVNEIAAHYSPLVGDESTIPENAVVKLDIGVHVDGYIADTAVTVSLDDKWTPLLEAVEEALSRAIELVKPGVKFAEVGKAIENAITSRGFKPITNLGGHSLARYTIHAGESIPNAYDVLARGRFSVGKAYAIEPFGTNGAGLVYEGELITIYALVRTSLRRRLDPRTRRVLEAIKERFKTLPFSERWLVDVEQDVDVLRKSLRKLARMGYLVQYPVLIEKGRGIVAQFEHTVVITSSGEVIVTTR; from the coding sequence GTGGATGAAGATGTTGTTAAGAAGTATATCGAAGCTGGGCGTATTGCACGAATAGTACGAGATGAAGCAGTTAAGCTGATAGAGGCTGGTAGGAGGCTTATCGATGTCTGTGAGTACGTGGAGAACAGGACAAGGGAGCTAGGCGCTGCACCAGCCTTCCCATGCAACATATCAGTCAACGAAATTGCTGCACATTACTCGCCCCTGGTCGGGGACGAGTCCACTATACCCGAGAATGCTGTTGTTAAGCTCGACATAGGCGTTCATGTTGACGGCTATATAGCCGATACGGCCGTAACAGTGTCGCTTGACGACAAGTGGACTCCGCTCCTCGAAGCTGTAGAGGAGGCGCTATCCAGAGCCATAGAGCTGGTCAAACCAGGTGTAAAGTTTGCAGAAGTTGGTAAAGCTATAGAGAATGCGATAACAAGTAGGGGGTTTAAGCCGATAACCAACCTTGGAGGGCATAGTCTAGCCCGGTACACTATACATGCTGGCGAGAGTATTCCAAACGCTTATGATGTTCTGGCTCGTGGGAGATTTTCAGTAGGAAAAGCCTACGCTATAGAGCCGTTCGGGACAAACGGGGCAGGGCTTGTATATGAAGGAGAGCTAATAACAATATATGCGCTCGTACGTACTAGTCTGAGACGGAGACTTGACCCGCGGACTAGGCGTGTACTGGAAGCGATAAAGGAGAGATTCAAGACGCTCCCCTTCAGCGAGAGATGGCTAGTAGATGTAGAACAGGATGTGGATGTGCTCAGGAAGAGTCTAAGGAAGCTGGCACGCATGGGCTACCTAGTGCAATACCCGGTACTCATAGAGAAGGGTAGAGGCATTGTTGCACAGTTCGAGCATACCGTAGTAATCACAAGTAGCGGTGAGGTCATAGTTACGACGAGGTGA
- a CDS encoding DUF1512 domain-containing protein produces MPVNTTMPFAGSSSDIATWIIAISILVSTVLSIMAFLGIAQGLQVRIWRNQIEAKLRLLESYRDTARDEARKKLEKLGARDPDGVVNTVMEYFVIEPVSIEPTDIIKRLEKILRTEEERIEDIVARSLPQGVNDVEKKNIVTLLAITNALNTLYKFVRHVLLLGIKTKNAMLVAQLWMMMPFYMRIAKAYFDAVKTISKGIPIGDAAGPLAAYRLMKSLTMEAGPREVTKDTIYTVHRFEERKVIIVKARGPGSTVGRPGEAVEKIVNDELQGNVAAIITVDAALKLEGEDTGSIAEGTGVAMGDPGPEKIRIERVAVAHGAPLYAIAIKMSLEEAITAIKKEIVDGVEKAVERVKKLIIESTRPGDTVIVVGVGNTLGVSQ; encoded by the coding sequence ATGCCGGTAAACACTACAATGCCTTTCGCCGGCTCTTCGTCTGACATAGCCACCTGGATAATAGCGATAAGCATACTTGTGTCCACGGTTCTATCGATTATGGCGTTCCTCGGCATAGCTCAGGGGCTGCAGGTAAGGATATGGAGGAACCAGATAGAGGCCAAGCTAAGACTTCTCGAAAGCTATAGGGATACAGCTCGCGACGAGGCACGTAAGAAGCTCGAAAAGCTTGGGGCAAGGGATCCCGATGGGGTAGTGAATACTGTGATGGAATACTTTGTGATAGAACCAGTCTCGATAGAGCCTACGGACATCATAAAGCGTCTCGAAAAGATACTACGCACGGAGGAGGAGCGCATAGAAGACATAGTAGCTCGTAGCCTGCCCCAGGGTGTCAACGACGTAGAGAAGAAGAACATTGTGACACTATTAGCCATAACTAATGCCTTGAACACTCTCTACAAGTTTGTGAGACACGTACTGCTCCTAGGTATTAAAACCAAGAATGCTATGCTGGTTGCACAGCTCTGGATGATGATGCCGTTCTACATGAGAATAGCTAAAGCCTACTTTGACGCAGTAAAGACTATAAGCAAGGGTATACCTATAGGCGATGCCGCCGGGCCATTAGCAGCTTACCGGCTCATGAAGTCCCTTACCATGGAGGCTGGGCCCCGCGAGGTTACAAAAGACACAATATATACCGTACACCGTTTCGAGGAACGTAAAGTCATAATCGTTAAGGCACGTGGACCAGGCAGCACTGTTGGACGACCCGGTGAAGCAGTGGAAAAGATAGTCAACGACGAGCTACAGGGCAACGTGGCAGCCATAATAACTGTAGACGCGGCGCTAAAGCTCGAGGGCGAGGATACAGGGTCGATAGCTGAGGGTACCGGTGTAGCTATGGGCGATCCTGGCCCAGAGAAGATACGTATCGAGCGTGTAGCAGTAGCCCACGGAGCCCCACTCTATGCTATAGCTATTAAAATGAGTCTCGAAGAAGCCATAACAGCCATTAAGAAGGAGATTGTCGACGGTGTTGAGAAAGCAGTTGAACGCGTTAAAAAACTGATAATCGAGTCGACACGGCCTGGAGACACTGTAATAGTGGTAGGTGTTGGTAATACCCTTGGTGTCTCTCAGTAA